One Methylomonas sp. LL1 DNA window includes the following coding sequences:
- a CDS encoding methyltransferase has product MTLQKNAAAVRRFAKLARFGAWLQNLPNKLVPPPSRLLQIGSAFWQSRALYVAAKLDIAGALADGEASAETLAERVAADAEALYRLLRMLAAMDVFEEVSPRRFRNNKLSSCLCPDHPHSVRAMVLMHNSPEMSRPWFEQLEQGVRSGGVPFESAHGQAFYSYMDRNPEFDALFGQAMDSVEALSGDSFVTDFDWSRFERIIDVGGSKGAKSLAILKHHPHLKALVADREQIIQGAAQFWKDQGEGAVLQRMSFEACDLLQSVPKAGSDKDIYLLSAVLHGFDDGVCIAALSNVASAAAGPDATIAVMEMLMPDRRADIAATAFDMQMFVNTRGRERTLDEWRRLFDQSGLVLREVVGLRTFGKILVLRAAQSTDQGGAGRCDSVN; this is encoded by the coding sequence ATGACATTGCAAAAGAACGCCGCCGCAGTGCGCCGCTTCGCCAAACTCGCCAGATTCGGCGCCTGGCTGCAAAATCTGCCCAACAAACTCGTACCGCCGCCGAGCCGCCTGCTCCAGATCGGTTCAGCCTTTTGGCAATCGCGAGCGCTGTATGTCGCGGCGAAGTTGGATATCGCCGGTGCACTGGCCGACGGCGAAGCTAGCGCCGAAACCTTGGCCGAACGCGTCGCTGCCGATGCCGAAGCGCTTTACCGCTTGCTGCGCATGCTGGCGGCGATGGACGTGTTCGAGGAAGTTTCGCCGCGTCGCTTCCGTAACAACAAACTTTCGTCCTGCTTGTGCCCGGATCATCCCCATAGCGTGCGGGCGATGGTGCTGATGCACAACTCGCCGGAAATGAGCCGGCCGTGGTTCGAGCAATTGGAGCAGGGCGTACGTAGCGGCGGCGTGCCGTTCGAATCGGCGCACGGGCAGGCGTTTTACTCGTATATGGACCGCAACCCCGAATTCGATGCACTGTTCGGGCAAGCGATGGATAGCGTGGAAGCATTGAGCGGAGACAGCTTCGTTACCGATTTCGATTGGTCGCGCTTCGAGCGCATCATCGACGTCGGCGGCTCCAAGGGCGCAAAATCCCTCGCCATCCTCAAACACCATCCGCATCTCAAAGCGCTGGTGGCCGACCGCGAACAGATCATCCAAGGCGCGGCGCAGTTCTGGAAAGACCAGGGCGAGGGCGCCGTACTGCAGCGCATGAGCTTCGAAGCCTGCGACCTACTGCAATCCGTGCCCAAGGCGGGCAGCGACAAGGACATTTACCTGCTGAGCGCGGTGCTGCATGGCTTTGATGACGGCGTTTGCATCGCCGCGTTATCCAACGTGGCGAGTGCCGCCGCAGGCCCTGATGCGACTATCGCCGTGATGGAAATGCTGATGCCGGACAGACGGGCCGACATCGCCGCGACCGCGTTCGACATGCAGATGTTCGTCAACACGCGCGGCCGGGAACGGACGCTGGACGAATGGCGGCGGCTGTTCGATCAGAGCGGGTTAGTGCTGCGGGAGGTGGTGGGCTTGCGGACGTTCGGGAAAATACTGGTGCTGCGGGCGGCTCAATCTACCGATCAGGGGGGAGCAGGCCGTTGTGATTCTGTAAATTGA
- a CDS encoding TetR/AcrR family transcriptional regulator: protein MNDIRDPVYARLLKAALECFLADEYHKVTTRAIADKAGANISMIRYYFGNKEGLYEEMIRETLKPILDILDNNILSEVGGFAEYLRFYYDTMRRHPEFPKLILKVLALNHGPGRRFILQLLERGRSGGARQLEQLKANGQVDQALNPDVARMAFVSLAMMPMLLKDIFEEQMGGQMDEAFLAELATLNGKLLAAGMAAAQPEA from the coding sequence ATGAACGATATTCGCGACCCGGTTTACGCGCGGCTGCTCAAGGCGGCGCTGGAATGTTTCCTCGCCGACGAATACCACAAGGTCACCACCCGCGCCATCGCCGACAAGGCGGGCGCCAATATCTCGATGATCCGCTATTACTTCGGCAACAAGGAAGGGCTGTACGAAGAGATGATCCGCGAGACGCTTAAGCCCATCCTGGACATACTCGACAACAACATCCTGTCCGAGGTCGGCGGCTTCGCCGAATATCTGCGCTTCTATTACGACACCATGCGCCGGCATCCCGAGTTTCCCAAGCTCATCCTCAAAGTGCTCGCCCTCAATCACGGGCCGGGCCGACGTTTTATCCTGCAATTGCTGGAGCGTGGCCGCAGCGGTGGCGCGCGGCAGCTGGAACAGCTGAAGGCAAACGGGCAGGTCGATCAGGCGCTCAATCCCGACGTGGCGCGCATGGCCTTCGTCAGCCTTGCCATGATGCCGATGTTGCTGAAGGATATTTTCGAGGAGCAAATGGGCGGGCAGATGGACGAAGCCTTTCTCGCCGAACTCGCCACCCTCAACGGCAAATTATTGGCGGCTGGCATGGCCGCCGCGCAACCGGAGGCATGA
- a CDS encoding RloB family protein, which translates to MSDKLFQRNKKKTDDLKRQQVKQAAVILVVCEGETEGDYIRHLRNAWDIENKIHLIDATQHVCPKTFSEIQKAPPKIGEVKYGSSPISVVDYAVAVAQKRKTPFKPYEYIYCLFDKDDPDAFTKACHRTKSVRGGEIIKITSVPCFEYWMLLHFEKADSPLGSENNTIKRLKKHITDYSHTNKRIDKDRFNLLNNGKNIENAIVWSESLFKQQSQLNTDDPTTKMFELMKVLAEFKPKG; encoded by the coding sequence ATGAGCGATAAGCTTTTTCAAAGAAATAAGAAAAAAACAGACGATCTAAAAAGACAACAAGTTAAACAGGCGGCTGTCATTTTAGTGGTTTGCGAAGGTGAAACCGAAGGCGATTATATTCGCCATTTACGAAACGCTTGGGACATTGAAAACAAAATTCATTTGATAGATGCCACTCAGCATGTATGCCCTAAAACGTTTTCAGAGATTCAAAAAGCTCCACCCAAAATTGGTGAGGTTAAGTACGGGTCATCGCCCATTAGCGTTGTTGATTATGCCGTTGCCGTTGCTCAGAAACGCAAAACACCGTTTAAACCTTACGAATACATATATTGCCTATTCGATAAGGACGATCCGGATGCGTTCACCAAAGCTTGCCACCGAACCAAATCTGTTCGTGGCGGTGAAATAATAAAAATAACCTCTGTTCCGTGCTTTGAATATTGGATGTTATTACACTTTGAGAAAGCGGATTCTCCGCTAGGATCCGAAAATAACACGATAAAACGGCTCAAAAAGCATATAACTGATTATAGTCATACTAATAAGCGGATTGATAAAGATAGATTTAATCTTTTGAATAATGGCAAAAATATAGAAAACGCAATCGTCTGGTCTGAATCATTATTCAAACAACAAAGTCAATTGAATACGGATGATCCGACGACTAAAATGTTTGAGTTAATGAAGGTGCTGGCGGAATTTAAGCCGAAAGGCTAA
- a CDS encoding AAA family ATPase, with product MLVEFSVANFKSIREQQTLRLTPVKAYKEHPDNLFSTGGQPSELLRTVAIYGANAAGKTSLLDALKFMEQFILNNSKMNEGEETDTIPFKLDNTSYLEPSTFEVVFIDKGARYQYGFAVNQEAVLNEWLYVTPKNSVQTWIERDGEDKEQWIVHRNLAKKADREAWKRRTRNNSLLLSVAVQDNSETLKPVFNWLRNKIVFLSEGYIGYTANKIQDSELKKKVLRYLTTADLSIIDLDVEEKKLDLDDLKKFEQENGSIPDRLRVAFEKGNLSKFKVNLTHVKDQRAPLSLTEESEGTQKLFGWAFPIIDILENGRIVYIDELNNSLHPFIVKMIIGLFNNPETNPNNAQLIFTTHDISVLKNDIFRRDQVWFVEKDSELATQLYPLSDFCPRSNESLAKGYLEGKYGAVPFIDEFSWQ from the coding sequence ATGCTAGTTGAATTCAGCGTTGCTAACTTTAAGTCGATTAGGGAGCAACAAACGTTAAGGCTTACTCCAGTTAAAGCTTATAAGGAACATCCTGATAATCTGTTTTCTACTGGCGGCCAGCCAAGCGAATTACTTCGTACCGTGGCGATTTATGGAGCCAATGCGGCAGGAAAAACATCGTTACTGGATGCCTTGAAATTCATGGAGCAATTTATTCTTAACAATAGCAAGATGAATGAAGGCGAGGAAACCGACACGATCCCATTCAAATTAGACAATACCTCCTACCTAGAACCATCCACGTTTGAAGTTGTATTTATCGATAAAGGCGCACGCTATCAGTATGGCTTTGCCGTAAACCAGGAAGCAGTATTGAATGAATGGCTTTATGTTACTCCAAAAAACTCAGTACAAACCTGGATTGAACGCGATGGGGAAGATAAAGAGCAATGGATTGTACACAGAAATCTAGCCAAAAAAGCGGATAGAGAGGCTTGGAAACGCCGGACACGCAATAACTCTTTGTTATTATCCGTAGCGGTACAAGATAATTCAGAAACATTAAAACCCGTATTTAATTGGCTTAGAAATAAAATTGTCTTTCTTTCAGAAGGATATATTGGTTATACAGCTAACAAAATCCAAGATAGTGAGCTTAAAAAGAAAGTTCTACGCTACCTCACTACTGCTGACCTATCCATTATCGACCTTGATGTCGAAGAAAAAAAATTGGATTTAGACGATTTAAAAAAGTTTGAACAAGAAAACGGTAGTATCCCTGATAGACTTAGAGTCGCCTTTGAAAAGGGTAATTTGAGTAAATTCAAAGTAAATTTAACGCATGTCAAAGACCAACGTGCCCCACTTAGTTTAACTGAAGAATCTGAAGGCACCCAAAAGCTATTCGGATGGGCATTTCCTATTATTGATATTTTAGAAAATGGGCGTATTGTTTATATTGACGAGTTAAACAATAGCTTACACCCATTTATCGTAAAGATGATTATCGGTTTATTCAATAACCCAGAAACCAATCCTAACAATGCCCAGTTAATTTTTACGACTCACGATATTTCGGTATTAAAAAATGATATTTTCCGCCGCGACCAAGTGTGGTTTGTTGAAAAAGATAGCGAACTAGCGACTCAACTTTACCCATTGAGCGATTTTTGCCCGCGATCTAATGAATCGCTGGCAAAAGGTTATTTAGAAGGAAAGTATGGTGCCGTCCCTTTCATCGATGAGTTTAGTTGGCAATGA
- a CDS encoding GFA family protein, which yields MIKKVGNTTINPKHRATCHCGSVELELDLPDGIVDPRRCDCSLCRRKGAIMASVPLSGIRVVKGEEVLKLYQFNTMSAKHYFCSNCGIYTHHQRRSEPSLYGYNVACLEGVNPFELGEVRTGDGINHPADR from the coding sequence ATGATCAAAAAAGTAGGCAACACCACCATCAACCCCAAGCACCGCGCGACATGCCATTGCGGTTCGGTGGAACTCGAACTCGATCTTCCCGACGGCATCGTCGATCCGCGCCGTTGCGATTGTTCGCTATGCCGGCGCAAAGGCGCGATTATGGCGTCGGTGCCGCTCTCGGGAATCAGGGTCGTTAAGGGTGAAGAGGTCCTGAAGCTTTATCAATTCAACACGATGAGCGCCAAACATTATTTCTGCTCGAATTGCGGCATCTATACCCACCACCAGCGCCGATCGGAACCTAGTCTGTATGGCTACAACGTCGCCTGCCTGGAAGGCGTTAACCCTTTTGAACTGGGCGAAGTGCGAACCGGGGATGGTATCAATCATCCGGCGGATCGGTAG
- a CDS encoding glutathione S-transferase family protein, with the protein MFELYIANKNYSSWSLRPWVLMRELDIPFIEKLFPFAETDETNAFHSFSPSGKVPCLIDGETVVWDSLAITEYLAERTPAVWPADAAARTWARCAVAEMHSGFQVLRECCTMNCGLRIQMASSSPALERDLTRLNELWLDGLTRFGGPFLAGQVFTAVDAFFAPVAFRVQTYGLELAPACRTYVDRLLALPAMQDWYAAALNETWRDEEHEQMARNAGTWLHDYRGIGP; encoded by the coding sequence ATGTTCGAACTCTACATTGCCAATAAAAATTACTCATCATGGTCGCTAAGACCTTGGGTACTGATGCGTGAACTCGACATTCCATTTATCGAAAAGCTCTTCCCGTTTGCCGAAACCGATGAAACCAACGCCTTCCACAGTTTTTCGCCAAGCGGAAAAGTCCCCTGCCTGATCGACGGCGAAACAGTTGTTTGGGATTCGCTGGCGATTACCGAATACTTGGCCGAGCGAACCCCGGCGGTTTGGCCGGCCGATGCAGCGGCGCGAACCTGGGCGCGTTGCGCGGTTGCGGAAATGCACTCGGGGTTTCAGGTACTGCGGGAGTGTTGCACGATGAATTGCGGGCTACGGATTCAAATGGCATCGTCTTCGCCGGCGCTGGAAAGGGATCTGACGCGACTGAATGAACTATGGCTCGATGGCTTGACTCGCTTTGGCGGCCCCTTCCTGGCCGGGCAGGTATTTACCGCCGTGGACGCTTTCTTCGCGCCCGTCGCATTTCGCGTACAAACCTATGGACTGGAGTTGGCCCCTGCTTGCCGAACCTACGTCGATCGTTTGCTAGCATTGCCGGCCATGCAAGATTGGTATGCCGCCGCGTTGAACGAAACATGGCGCGATGAAGAACACGAGCAGATGGCCCGAAACGCCGGCACTTGGCTGCACGACTATCGTGGCATTGGCCCGTAA
- a CDS encoding DUF6624 domain-containing protein — protein sequence MLSQELVAMAKNDLSVREALVADGSLSHALYHPRMEAVHKSNAARLEAIIEQYGWPGNRLVSEEGAWAAWLIAQHAIGNPSFMRHCLSLLKQAASNNEVMLWQVAFLEDRIRMYEGKPQRYGTQFQPNKNGELEPYPIENPETVNDRRLAVGLNTIEERTAELTAQSTRENIPTPPDLDEQYQKWLYSVGWRVAS from the coding sequence ATGTTGAGCCAGGAACTGGTGGCGATGGCAAAAAATGATCTCTCGGTACGGGAGGCGTTGGTCGCCGATGGCTCTCTAAGCCACGCTCTCTATCACCCGCGCATGGAGGCCGTACATAAAAGCAATGCCGCTCGCCTTGAGGCCATCATCGAGCAATATGGTTGGCCTGGAAACCGTCTTGTGAGTGAGGAGGGGGCTTGGGCGGCATGGTTGATCGCTCAACATGCCATTGGCAATCCTTCATTCATGCGGCATTGCCTTTCTTTGCTGAAGCAAGCCGCCTCCAACAACGAAGTGATGCTTTGGCAGGTGGCATTTCTGGAAGACCGTATTCGCATGTATGAGGGAAAACCGCAACGTTACGGGACTCAATTCCAGCCAAATAAGAATGGCGAACTCGAACCTTATCCAATCGAGAATCCGGAAACCGTCAATGATCGACGGCTTGCGGTCGGCTTGAATACCATCGAGGAAAGAACCGCCGAATTAACAGCGCAAAGCACGCGCGAGAATATTCCGACACCGCCCGACCTGGATGAGCAATATCAAAAATGGCTTTATTCCGTGGGTTGGAGAGTTGCAAGTTGA
- a CDS encoding GNAT family N-acetyltransferase, with protein sequence MKPFAVRQATLFDLDALIPLFDGYRQFYGKPSDPHAARSFLRDRFEHGESILFLAEQDNRTTGFVQLYPSFSSVSLARTYILNDLFVDAGFRRQGIAGRLIAAAVEYAAALGAVRLTLSTAAINTEAQGLYRTTGWTRDEQFYVYHLPIPAIELLSE encoded by the coding sequence ATGAAGCCATTTGCTGTTCGCCAAGCTACGCTGTTCGACCTGGATGCACTCATTCCGTTATTCGACGGTTACCGTCAGTTTTACGGTAAGCCCAGCGATCCGCATGCGGCGAGATCATTTTTGCGGGATCGATTCGAACACGGCGAATCGATACTGTTCCTGGCCGAACAGGACAATAGAACCACCGGCTTTGTCCAGCTTTATCCCAGCTTTTCGTCAGTCTCGCTGGCTAGAACCTACATTCTCAACGATCTGTTCGTCGATGCAGGATTTCGCAGACAAGGCATTGCCGGCCGGCTCATAGCGGCGGCAGTCGAATATGCGGCCGCCTTAGGCGCTGTTCGCCTGACCTTGTCAACGGCAGCAATCAACACAGAGGCGCAGGGGCTTTATCGAACAACAGGCTGGACGCGCGACGAACAGTTTTATGTCTACCATTTGCCGATCCCGGCCATTGAGCTTTTAAGCGAATAA
- a CDS encoding FMN-binding negative transcriptional regulator, giving the protein MYIPKHFEQPRIDVMQTLIRDYPLATLVTLSAKGLNANHIPLHWVEDDGSPYGSLHGHIARSNPLWTDFEPQTEVLAVFQSANAYISPSWYATKPETGKVVPTWNYAAVHAYGRLRIIDDPVWIRRQLEAMTQEFEAGFPEPWSVSDAPADFTERLITQIIGIEISVTRLQGKWKVSQNQPPENQSSVIKALSESGQPAMASLVADATKS; this is encoded by the coding sequence ATGTATATCCCCAAACATTTCGAACAACCCAGAATCGATGTCATGCAGACATTGATACGCGATTATCCACTGGCGACATTAGTTACCTTGTCCGCCAAGGGCCTGAACGCTAACCATATTCCGTTGCATTGGGTGGAGGACGACGGTTCACCTTACGGCAGTTTGCACGGCCATATCGCCCGCTCGAATCCGCTGTGGACGGACTTCGAACCGCAAACCGAAGTATTGGCGGTGTTCCAATCAGCAAATGCCTATATTTCGCCATCCTGGTATGCGACCAAACCTGAAACCGGCAAGGTGGTGCCCACCTGGAATTACGCCGCCGTGCATGCTTACGGCAGGCTGCGGATCATCGACGATCCAGTCTGGATTCGCCGGCAATTGGAGGCTATGACGCAGGAATTCGAAGCTGGTTTTCCCGAGCCCTGGTCTGTATCGGACGCCCCGGCTGATTTTACCGAACGATTGATCACACAGATTATCGGCATCGAAATCAGCGTGACGCGGCTGCAAGGCAAGTGGAAAGTCAGCCAAAACCAGCCGCCGGAAAACCAAAGTAGCGTGATCAAAGCTTTGAGCGAATCCGGCCAGCCGGCCATGGCAAGTTTGGTCGCCGATGCAACCAAATCCTGA
- a CDS encoding alpha/beta fold hydrolase: MPSIEFSQFGAGDGQPVIYFHGTPGSPDECEIFDVYGKQHQLTIICYDRSTIAPRLQGAAYYQCIAEEIAKKVGDKPVDFIGFSIGAFVALQVCRAMNGKVRSLHLVSAAAPLDAGNFIDAAAGKAVFRLAQNHPSAFLRLARVQGWLASIFPGLLLRMLFSSAAGEDKALAVDKTFRIAMTRTLKTCFKRDSLGYTRDVIAYVQPWKATLADISVDTHIWHGAEDNWSPVAMADYLASALPGCSNITVLDGLSHYSCLYRTAPMICISIKTLG, encoded by the coding sequence ATGCCATCAATAGAATTTAGCCAATTCGGCGCCGGCGACGGCCAGCCGGTGATCTATTTCCACGGTACGCCGGGTTCGCCCGACGAATGCGAAATATTCGATGTTTATGGCAAACAACATCAGCTGACCATCATTTGTTATGACCGCTCGACCATAGCCCCTCGGTTGCAAGGTGCTGCGTATTATCAATGTATAGCCGAAGAGATTGCCAAGAAGGTTGGCGATAAACCCGTCGATTTTATTGGCTTTTCGATCGGAGCATTCGTAGCCTTACAAGTATGCCGCGCGATGAACGGCAAAGTCCGCAGCCTGCATTTGGTTTCCGCGGCCGCGCCGCTGGATGCCGGTAACTTTATCGACGCGGCGGCGGGAAAAGCCGTTTTCCGGCTGGCTCAAAATCATCCGTCGGCATTTCTGCGGCTGGCTCGCGTACAAGGATGGCTGGCGAGTATTTTTCCCGGCCTGTTGTTGCGAATGTTATTTTCCAGCGCGGCCGGTGAAGACAAGGCTTTGGCAGTGGACAAGACGTTTCGGATCGCCATGACCCGAACGCTCAAAACCTGTTTCAAGCGCGATTCGCTAGGCTACACTCGCGACGTTATTGCCTACGTGCAGCCCTGGAAAGCGACGCTGGCCGATATAAGCGTCGATACTCATATCTGGCACGGTGCGGAAGACAATTGGTCGCCGGTTGCCATGGCCGATTATTTGGCATCGGCGTTGCCTGGCTGTTCGAACATCACGGTACTGGACGGACTTTCCCATTATTCCTGTCTGTATCGAACCGCGCCGATGATATGCATATCGATCAAAACGTTGGGTTAA
- a CDS encoding amidase, with the protein MNPFSEYPQYDALGLAQLVQSGEVSAGELLKAAQTRLAEFNPLLNAVVTPMDELAESLVKNLGNRGPFTGVPFLVKDLMLRFAGVPMSNGSVAMKDYRPAADSEMAARLNASGLITFGKTNISELGASALANNAVFGSTRNPWDLSLNSGGSSGGSAAAVAARIVPMAYASDGGGSIRLPASYCGIFGFKPSRGLNRFEDLSKAWGGAVVSHVCTISVRDSAAYLDWVAGNTDQASTNPALTSYLHATTQPPKRLKIALVNRAPVETPIHRDCLSAAAKAAKHCEALGHVVEDAVWNFDGRELMRAFLTVIFYYTARDVANMAQWLELTEPQLAIELNTRLMAGIGKGVSDEQVQQALAVWQRIAGRLADFHRRYDVVLTPTVATPPLASDALDPNILEQWLMRGLLVTGLADKLFCNRLLDAIISKAVQQTPFTPLANITGQPAMSVPLYWSDDGLPHGAQFMAATGNDRLLFQLAAQLEQAEPWKHRMPPLCHQ; encoded by the coding sequence AATGCTGTCGTCACGCCGATGGACGAACTGGCGGAATCGCTGGTGAAAAACCTAGGCAACCGCGGACCGTTTACCGGCGTGCCGTTCCTGGTCAAGGACCTGATGCTGCGTTTCGCAGGTGTCCCGATGTCGAACGGCAGCGTGGCGATGAAGGATTACCGTCCCGCCGCCGACAGCGAGATGGCCGCCCGGCTCAATGCCTCCGGTTTGATTACCTTCGGCAAGACCAACATCTCCGAGCTCGGCGCATCGGCGCTGGCCAACAACGCCGTGTTCGGTAGCACCCGCAACCCCTGGGATTTAAGCCTTAATTCGGGCGGCTCCAGCGGTGGCAGTGCAGCTGCCGTGGCCGCACGCATCGTGCCGATGGCCTATGCCAGCGACGGCGGCGGTTCAATCAGATTGCCGGCGTCCTATTGTGGCATCTTCGGTTTCAAACCGTCCCGAGGCTTGAATCGCTTCGAAGATTTATCGAAGGCTTGGGGCGGGGCTGTGGTCAGCCATGTCTGCACGATCAGCGTGCGCGACAGCGCCGCCTATCTGGATTGGGTGGCCGGCAACACCGATCAGGCTTCGACCAATCCGGCTCTGACGTCTTACCTGCACGCTACCACGCAGCCACCGAAACGGCTGAAAATTGCGCTGGTCAACCGGGCGCCTGTCGAGACGCCGATACACCGCGACTGTCTATCTGCCGCGGCCAAAGCCGCCAAACATTGCGAGGCGCTCGGCCACGTTGTGGAGGATGCGGTCTGGAATTTCGACGGCCGCGAATTGATGCGCGCCTTTCTGACCGTGATTTTTTACTATACCGCTCGGGATGTCGCCAATATGGCGCAGTGGCTGGAGCTGACCGAGCCTCAGCTGGCCATCGAGTTGAATACCCGGCTGATGGCCGGCATCGGCAAAGGCGTGAGCGACGAACAGGTACAGCAGGCGCTGGCTGTCTGGCAGCGGATTGCCGGGCGCTTGGCGGATTTTCATCGCCGCTACGACGTGGTTCTGACGCCGACAGTCGCCACGCCGCCGTTGGCGTCCGATGCGCTCGATCCCAATATCTTGGAACAATGGCTGATGCGCGGATTGCTGGTGACCGGATTGGCCGACAAGCTATTCTGCAACCGCTTGTTGGATGCGATCATCAGCAAAGCCGTGCAGCAAACGCCGTTCACCCCGCTTGCCAACATTACCGGCCAACCGGCCATGTCGGTGCCGCTGTATTGGAGCGACGACGGCTTGCCGCATGGCGCGCAGTTCATGGCCGCAACAGGTAACGACCGGCTACTGTTCCAACTGGCCGCCCAGCTCGAACAGGCCGAGCCTTGGAAACACAGGATGCCGCCCTTATGCCATCAATAG